From a region of the Sander lucioperca isolate FBNREF2018 chromosome 8, SLUC_FBN_1.2, whole genome shotgun sequence genome:
- the sh3bgr gene encoding SH3 domain-binding glutamic acid-rich protein isoform X45, producing MVIKVFLASSSGSTAIKKKQQDVVGFLEALKVDYTQLDIACNEENRMWMRQNVPEEKKPANGIPLPPQIFNENGYCGDYETFFDAKEDNMVYAFLGLPPPPGSKQAQAEEEEEQEEEELRQLEEEEEAEVQEEEETE from the exons ATGGTTATCAAAGTATTTCTCGCCTCTTCATCGGGATCCACTGCG ATCAAGAAGAAGCAGCAAGATGTGGTTGGCTTCCTGGAGGCTCTTAAAGTGGACTACACTCAGTTGGACATCGCCTGCAACGAGGAGAACCGCATGTGGATGAGGCAGAATGTCCCTGAGGAGAAGAAGCCTGCCAACGGGATCCCCTTGCCCCCTcagattttcaatgaaaatggcTACTGTGGG GACTATGAAACATTCTTCGATGCAAAGGAGGACAACATGGTGTATGCCTTCCTGGGGCTGCCCCCTCCTCCTGGGTCAAAG CAGGCCCaggcagaggaggaagaagaacag GAGGAAGAAGAGCTACGACAGCTTGAG gaagaagaagaggctgAAGTACAAGAG gagGAAGAGACCGAGTAG
- the sh3bgr gene encoding SH3 domain-binding glutamic acid-rich protein isoform X12: MVIKVFLASSSGSTAIKKKQQDVVGFLEALKVDYTQLDIACNEENRMWMRQNVPEEKKPANGIPLPPQIFNENGYCGDYETFFDAKEDNMVYAFLGLPPPPGSKEAEQADEAHVVENGTHAEETNAEENPDDSIEVPVEERNGDAHGEEVLAADEEEEGEGGEEEEEEVAEGETADDEATEGETAGDEALAEEDQAVEETDEVTEDTAQAEEEEEQEEEELRQLEEEEEAEVQEEEETE; this comes from the exons ATGGTTATCAAAGTATTTCTCGCCTCTTCATCGGGATCCACTGCG ATCAAGAAGAAGCAGCAAGATGTGGTTGGCTTCCTGGAGGCTCTTAAAGTGGACTACACTCAGTTGGACATCGCCTGCAACGAGGAGAACCGCATGTGGATGAGGCAGAATGTCCCTGAGGAGAAGAAGCCTGCCAACGGGATCCCCTTGCCCCCTcagattttcaatgaaaatggcTACTGTGGG GACTATGAAACATTCTTCGATGCAAAGGAGGACAACATGGTGTATGCCTTCCTGGGGCTGCCCCCTCCTCCTGGGTCAAAG GAAGCAGAACAGGCCGACGAGGCGCACGTTGTGGAGAACGGGACTCATGCTGAGGAAACTAATGCAGAAGAGAACCCTGATGACTCAATA GAGGTTCCAGTTGAGGAGCGTAATGGGGATGCACACGGAGAGGAGGTGCTGGCAgctgatgaggaggaggaaggtgagggtggtgaagaggaggaggaggaggtagcAGAAGGAGAGACTGCAGATGATGAAGCCACGGAAGGAGAAACAGCAGGAGATGAGGCCCTCGCAGAGGAGGACCAGGCAGTGGAAGAAACAGACGAGGTCACAGAAGACACA GCCCaggcagaggaggaagaagaacag GAGGAAGAAGAGCTACGACAGCTTGAG gaagaagaagaggctgAAGTACAAGAG gagGAAGAGACCGAGTAG
- the sh3bgr gene encoding SH3 domain-binding glutamic acid-rich protein isoform X23, with protein MVIKVFLASSSGSTAIKKKQQDVVGFLEALKVDYTQLDIACNEENRMWMRQNVPEEKKPANGIPLPPQIFNENGYCGDYETFFDAKEDNMVYAFLGLPPPPGSKEAEQADEAHVVENGTHAEETNAEENPDDSIEVPVEERNGDAHGEEVLAADEEEEGEGGEEEEEEVAEGETADDEATEGETAGDEALAEEDQAVEETDEVTEDTAQAEEEEEQEEETE; from the exons ATGGTTATCAAAGTATTTCTCGCCTCTTCATCGGGATCCACTGCG ATCAAGAAGAAGCAGCAAGATGTGGTTGGCTTCCTGGAGGCTCTTAAAGTGGACTACACTCAGTTGGACATCGCCTGCAACGAGGAGAACCGCATGTGGATGAGGCAGAATGTCCCTGAGGAGAAGAAGCCTGCCAACGGGATCCCCTTGCCCCCTcagattttcaatgaaaatggcTACTGTGGG GACTATGAAACATTCTTCGATGCAAAGGAGGACAACATGGTGTATGCCTTCCTGGGGCTGCCCCCTCCTCCTGGGTCAAAG GAAGCAGAACAGGCCGACGAGGCGCACGTTGTGGAGAACGGGACTCATGCTGAGGAAACTAATGCAGAAGAGAACCCTGATGACTCAATA GAGGTTCCAGTTGAGGAGCGTAATGGGGATGCACACGGAGAGGAGGTGCTGGCAgctgatgaggaggaggaaggtgagggtggtgaagaggaggaggaggaggtagcAGAAGGAGAGACTGCAGATGATGAAGCCACGGAAGGAGAAACAGCAGGAGATGAGGCCCTCGCAGAGGAGGACCAGGCAGTGGAAGAAACAGACGAGGTCACAGAAGACACA GCCCaggcagaggaggaagaagaacag gagGAAGAGACCGAGTAG
- the sh3bgr gene encoding SH3 domain-binding glutamic acid-rich protein isoform X21 — protein sequence MVIKVFLASSSGSTAIKKKQQDVVGFLEALKVDYTQLDIACNEENRMWMRQNVPEEKKPANGIPLPPQIFNENGYCGDYETFFDAKEDNMVYAFLGLPPPPGSKEAEQADEAHVVENGTHAEETNAEENPDDSIEVPVEERNGDDEATEGETAGDEALAEEDQAVEETDEVTEDTAQAEEEEEQEEEDLQSEEEEELRQLEEQDEQGSEEEEEAEVQEEEETE from the exons ATGGTTATCAAAGTATTTCTCGCCTCTTCATCGGGATCCACTGCG ATCAAGAAGAAGCAGCAAGATGTGGTTGGCTTCCTGGAGGCTCTTAAAGTGGACTACACTCAGTTGGACATCGCCTGCAACGAGGAGAACCGCATGTGGATGAGGCAGAATGTCCCTGAGGAGAAGAAGCCTGCCAACGGGATCCCCTTGCCCCCTcagattttcaatgaaaatggcTACTGTGGG GACTATGAAACATTCTTCGATGCAAAGGAGGACAACATGGTGTATGCCTTCCTGGGGCTGCCCCCTCCTCCTGGGTCAAAG GAAGCAGAACAGGCCGACGAGGCGCACGTTGTGGAGAACGGGACTCATGCTGAGGAAACTAATGCAGAAGAGAACCCTGATGACTCAATA GAGGTTCCAGTTGAGGAGCGTAATGGG GATGATGAAGCCACGGAAGGAGAAACAGCAGGAGATGAGGCCCTCGCAGAGGAGGACCAGGCAGTGGAAGAAACAGACGAGGTCACAGAAGACACA GCCCaggcagaggaggaagaagaacag GAGGAAGAGGATTTGCAGTCAGAG GAGGAAGAAGAGCTACGACAGCTTGAG GAGCAAGACGAACAAGGCAGTGAG gaagaagaagaggctgAAGTACAAGAG gagGAAGAGACCGAGTAG
- the sh3bgr gene encoding SH3 domain-binding glutamic acid-rich protein isoform X29, which yields MVIKVFLASSSGSTAIKKKQQDVVGFLEALKVDYTQLDIACNEENRMWMRQNVPEEKKPANGIPLPPQIFNENGYCGDYETFFDAKEDNMVYAFLGLPPPPGSKEAEQADEAHVVENGTHAEETNAEENPDDSIEVPVEERNGDDEATEGETAGDEALAEEDQAVEETDEAQAEEEEEQEEEELRQLEEQDEQGSEEEEEAEVQEEEETE from the exons ATGGTTATCAAAGTATTTCTCGCCTCTTCATCGGGATCCACTGCG ATCAAGAAGAAGCAGCAAGATGTGGTTGGCTTCCTGGAGGCTCTTAAAGTGGACTACACTCAGTTGGACATCGCCTGCAACGAGGAGAACCGCATGTGGATGAGGCAGAATGTCCCTGAGGAGAAGAAGCCTGCCAACGGGATCCCCTTGCCCCCTcagattttcaatgaaaatggcTACTGTGGG GACTATGAAACATTCTTCGATGCAAAGGAGGACAACATGGTGTATGCCTTCCTGGGGCTGCCCCCTCCTCCTGGGTCAAAG GAAGCAGAACAGGCCGACGAGGCGCACGTTGTGGAGAACGGGACTCATGCTGAGGAAACTAATGCAGAAGAGAACCCTGATGACTCAATA GAGGTTCCAGTTGAGGAGCGTAATGGG GATGATGAAGCCACGGAAGGAGAAACAGCAGGAGATGAGGCCCTCGCAGAGGAGGACCAGGCAGTGGAAGAAACAGACGAG GCCCaggcagaggaggaagaagaacag GAGGAAGAAGAGCTACGACAGCTTGAG GAGCAAGACGAACAAGGCAGTGAG gaagaagaagaggctgAAGTACAAGAG gagGAAGAGACCGAGTAG
- the sh3bgr gene encoding SH3 domain-binding glutamic acid-rich protein isoform X46, giving the protein MVIKVFLASSSGSTAIKKKQQDVVGFLEALKVDYTQLDIACNEENRMWMRQNVPEEKKPANGIPLPPQIFNENGYCGDYETFFDAKEDNMVYAFLGLPPPPGSKQAQAEEEEEQEEEEAEVQEEEETE; this is encoded by the exons ATGGTTATCAAAGTATTTCTCGCCTCTTCATCGGGATCCACTGCG ATCAAGAAGAAGCAGCAAGATGTGGTTGGCTTCCTGGAGGCTCTTAAAGTGGACTACACTCAGTTGGACATCGCCTGCAACGAGGAGAACCGCATGTGGATGAGGCAGAATGTCCCTGAGGAGAAGAAGCCTGCCAACGGGATCCCCTTGCCCCCTcagattttcaatgaaaatggcTACTGTGGG GACTATGAAACATTCTTCGATGCAAAGGAGGACAACATGGTGTATGCCTTCCTGGGGCTGCCCCCTCCTCCTGGGTCAAAG CAGGCCCaggcagaggaggaagaagaacag gaagaagaagaggctgAAGTACAAGAG gagGAAGAGACCGAGTAG
- the sh3bgr gene encoding SH3 domain-binding glutamic acid-rich protein isoform X28 gives MVIKVFLASSSGSTAIKKKQQDVVGFLEALKVDYTQLDIACNEENRMWMRQNVPEEKKPANGIPLPPQIFNENGYCGDYETFFDAKEDNMVYAFLGLPPPPGSKEAEQADEAHVVENGTHAEETNAEENPDDSIEVPVEERNGDDEATEGETAGDEALAEEDQAVEETDEVTEDTAQAEEEEEQEEEELRQLEEQDEQGSEEEEEAEVQEEEETE, from the exons ATGGTTATCAAAGTATTTCTCGCCTCTTCATCGGGATCCACTGCG ATCAAGAAGAAGCAGCAAGATGTGGTTGGCTTCCTGGAGGCTCTTAAAGTGGACTACACTCAGTTGGACATCGCCTGCAACGAGGAGAACCGCATGTGGATGAGGCAGAATGTCCCTGAGGAGAAGAAGCCTGCCAACGGGATCCCCTTGCCCCCTcagattttcaatgaaaatggcTACTGTGGG GACTATGAAACATTCTTCGATGCAAAGGAGGACAACATGGTGTATGCCTTCCTGGGGCTGCCCCCTCCTCCTGGGTCAAAG GAAGCAGAACAGGCCGACGAGGCGCACGTTGTGGAGAACGGGACTCATGCTGAGGAAACTAATGCAGAAGAGAACCCTGATGACTCAATA GAGGTTCCAGTTGAGGAGCGTAATGGG GATGATGAAGCCACGGAAGGAGAAACAGCAGGAGATGAGGCCCTCGCAGAGGAGGACCAGGCAGTGGAAGAAACAGACGAGGTCACAGAAGACACA GCCCaggcagaggaggaagaagaacag GAGGAAGAAGAGCTACGACAGCTTGAG GAGCAAGACGAACAAGGCAGTGAG gaagaagaagaggctgAAGTACAAGAG gagGAAGAGACCGAGTAG
- the sh3bgr gene encoding SH3 domain-binding glutamic acid-rich protein isoform X17, translating into MVIKVFLASSSGSTAIKKKQQDVVGFLEALKVDYTQLDIACNEENRMWMRQNVPEEKKPANGIPLPPQIFNENGYCGDYETFFDAKEDNMVYAFLGLPPPPGSKEAEQADEAHVVENGTHAEETNAEENPDDSIEVPVEERNGDAHGEEVLAADEEEEGEGGEEEEEEVAEGETADDEATEGETAGDEALAEEDQAVEETDEVTEDTAQAEEEEEQEEEEAEVQEEEETE; encoded by the exons ATGGTTATCAAAGTATTTCTCGCCTCTTCATCGGGATCCACTGCG ATCAAGAAGAAGCAGCAAGATGTGGTTGGCTTCCTGGAGGCTCTTAAAGTGGACTACACTCAGTTGGACATCGCCTGCAACGAGGAGAACCGCATGTGGATGAGGCAGAATGTCCCTGAGGAGAAGAAGCCTGCCAACGGGATCCCCTTGCCCCCTcagattttcaatgaaaatggcTACTGTGGG GACTATGAAACATTCTTCGATGCAAAGGAGGACAACATGGTGTATGCCTTCCTGGGGCTGCCCCCTCCTCCTGGGTCAAAG GAAGCAGAACAGGCCGACGAGGCGCACGTTGTGGAGAACGGGACTCATGCTGAGGAAACTAATGCAGAAGAGAACCCTGATGACTCAATA GAGGTTCCAGTTGAGGAGCGTAATGGGGATGCACACGGAGAGGAGGTGCTGGCAgctgatgaggaggaggaaggtgagggtggtgaagaggaggaggaggaggtagcAGAAGGAGAGACTGCAGATGATGAAGCCACGGAAGGAGAAACAGCAGGAGATGAGGCCCTCGCAGAGGAGGACCAGGCAGTGGAAGAAACAGACGAGGTCACAGAAGACACA GCCCaggcagaggaggaagaagaacag gaagaagaagaggctgAAGTACAAGAG gagGAAGAGACCGAGTAG
- the sh3bgr gene encoding SH3 domain-binding glutamic acid-rich protein isoform X34 produces the protein MVIKVFLASSSGSTAIKKKQQDVVGFLEALKVDYTQLDIACNEENRMWMRQNVPEEKKPANGIPLPPQIFNENGYCGDYETFFDAKEDNMVYAFLGLPPPPGSKEAEQADEAHVVENGTHAEETNAEENPDDSIEVPVEERNGDDEATEGETAGDEALAEEDQAVEETDEVTEDTQAQAEEEEEQEEEEAEVQEEEETE, from the exons ATGGTTATCAAAGTATTTCTCGCCTCTTCATCGGGATCCACTGCG ATCAAGAAGAAGCAGCAAGATGTGGTTGGCTTCCTGGAGGCTCTTAAAGTGGACTACACTCAGTTGGACATCGCCTGCAACGAGGAGAACCGCATGTGGATGAGGCAGAATGTCCCTGAGGAGAAGAAGCCTGCCAACGGGATCCCCTTGCCCCCTcagattttcaatgaaaatggcTACTGTGGG GACTATGAAACATTCTTCGATGCAAAGGAGGACAACATGGTGTATGCCTTCCTGGGGCTGCCCCCTCCTCCTGGGTCAAAG GAAGCAGAACAGGCCGACGAGGCGCACGTTGTGGAGAACGGGACTCATGCTGAGGAAACTAATGCAGAAGAGAACCCTGATGACTCAATA GAGGTTCCAGTTGAGGAGCGTAATGGG GATGATGAAGCCACGGAAGGAGAAACAGCAGGAGATGAGGCCCTCGCAGAGGAGGACCAGGCAGTGGAAGAAACAGACGAGGTCACAGAAGACACA CAGGCCCaggcagaggaggaagaagaacag gaagaagaagaggctgAAGTACAAGAG gagGAAGAGACCGAGTAG
- the sh3bgr gene encoding SH3 domain-binding glutamic acid-rich protein isoform X8, with protein sequence MVIKVFLASSSGSTAIKKKQQDVVGFLEALKVDYTQLDIACNEENRMWMRQNVPEEKKPANGIPLPPQIFNENGYCGDYETFFDAKEDNMVYAFLGLPPPPGSKEAEQADEAHVVENGTHAEETNAEENPDDSIEVPVEERNGDAHGEEVLAADEEEEGEGGEEEEEEVAEGETADDEATEGETAGDEALAEEDQAVEETDEAQAEEEEEQEEEDLQSEEEEELRQLEEEEEAEVQEEEETE encoded by the exons ATGGTTATCAAAGTATTTCTCGCCTCTTCATCGGGATCCACTGCG ATCAAGAAGAAGCAGCAAGATGTGGTTGGCTTCCTGGAGGCTCTTAAAGTGGACTACACTCAGTTGGACATCGCCTGCAACGAGGAGAACCGCATGTGGATGAGGCAGAATGTCCCTGAGGAGAAGAAGCCTGCCAACGGGATCCCCTTGCCCCCTcagattttcaatgaaaatggcTACTGTGGG GACTATGAAACATTCTTCGATGCAAAGGAGGACAACATGGTGTATGCCTTCCTGGGGCTGCCCCCTCCTCCTGGGTCAAAG GAAGCAGAACAGGCCGACGAGGCGCACGTTGTGGAGAACGGGACTCATGCTGAGGAAACTAATGCAGAAGAGAACCCTGATGACTCAATA GAGGTTCCAGTTGAGGAGCGTAATGGGGATGCACACGGAGAGGAGGTGCTGGCAgctgatgaggaggaggaaggtgagggtggtgaagaggaggaggaggaggtagcAGAAGGAGAGACTGCAGATGATGAAGCCACGGAAGGAGAAACAGCAGGAGATGAGGCCCTCGCAGAGGAGGACCAGGCAGTGGAAGAAACAGACGAG GCCCaggcagaggaggaagaagaacag GAGGAAGAGGATTTGCAGTCAGAG GAGGAAGAAGAGCTACGACAGCTTGAG gaagaagaagaggctgAAGTACAAGAG gagGAAGAGACCGAGTAG
- the sh3bgr gene encoding SH3 domain-binding glutamic acid-rich protein isoform X31 yields MVIKVFLASSSGSTAIKKKQQDVVGFLEALKVDYTQLDIACNEENRMWMRQNVPEEKKPANGIPLPPQIFNENGYCGDYETFFDAKEDNMVYAFLGLPPPPGSKEAEQADEAHVVENGTHAEETNAEENPDDSIEVPVEERNGDDEATEGETAGDEALAEEDQAVEETDEVTEDTQAQAEEEEEQEEEDLQSEEEEEAEVQEEEETE; encoded by the exons ATGGTTATCAAAGTATTTCTCGCCTCTTCATCGGGATCCACTGCG ATCAAGAAGAAGCAGCAAGATGTGGTTGGCTTCCTGGAGGCTCTTAAAGTGGACTACACTCAGTTGGACATCGCCTGCAACGAGGAGAACCGCATGTGGATGAGGCAGAATGTCCCTGAGGAGAAGAAGCCTGCCAACGGGATCCCCTTGCCCCCTcagattttcaatgaaaatggcTACTGTGGG GACTATGAAACATTCTTCGATGCAAAGGAGGACAACATGGTGTATGCCTTCCTGGGGCTGCCCCCTCCTCCTGGGTCAAAG GAAGCAGAACAGGCCGACGAGGCGCACGTTGTGGAGAACGGGACTCATGCTGAGGAAACTAATGCAGAAGAGAACCCTGATGACTCAATA GAGGTTCCAGTTGAGGAGCGTAATGGG GATGATGAAGCCACGGAAGGAGAAACAGCAGGAGATGAGGCCCTCGCAGAGGAGGACCAGGCAGTGGAAGAAACAGACGAGGTCACAGAAGACACA CAGGCCCaggcagaggaggaagaagaacag GAGGAAGAGGATTTGCAGTCAGAG gaagaagaagaggctgAAGTACAAGAG gagGAAGAGACCGAGTAG
- the sh3bgr gene encoding SH3 domain-binding glutamic acid-rich protein isoform X37: protein MVIKVFLASSSGSTAIKKKQQDVVGFLEALKVDYTQLDIACNEENRMWMRQNVPEEKKPANGIPLPPQIFNENGYCGDYETFFDAKEDNMVYAFLGLPPPPGSKEAEQADEAHVVENGTHAEETNAEENPDDSIEVPVEERNGDDEATEGETAGDEALAEEDQAVEETDEAQAEEEEEQEEEEAEVQEEEETE, encoded by the exons ATGGTTATCAAAGTATTTCTCGCCTCTTCATCGGGATCCACTGCG ATCAAGAAGAAGCAGCAAGATGTGGTTGGCTTCCTGGAGGCTCTTAAAGTGGACTACACTCAGTTGGACATCGCCTGCAACGAGGAGAACCGCATGTGGATGAGGCAGAATGTCCCTGAGGAGAAGAAGCCTGCCAACGGGATCCCCTTGCCCCCTcagattttcaatgaaaatggcTACTGTGGG GACTATGAAACATTCTTCGATGCAAAGGAGGACAACATGGTGTATGCCTTCCTGGGGCTGCCCCCTCCTCCTGGGTCAAAG GAAGCAGAACAGGCCGACGAGGCGCACGTTGTGGAGAACGGGACTCATGCTGAGGAAACTAATGCAGAAGAGAACCCTGATGACTCAATA GAGGTTCCAGTTGAGGAGCGTAATGGG GATGATGAAGCCACGGAAGGAGAAACAGCAGGAGATGAGGCCCTCGCAGAGGAGGACCAGGCAGTGGAAGAAACAGACGAG GCCCaggcagaggaggaagaagaacag gaagaagaagaggctgAAGTACAAGAG gagGAAGAGACCGAGTAG
- the sh3bgr gene encoding SH3 domain-binding glutamic acid-rich protein isoform X15: protein MVIKVFLASSSGSTAIKKKQQDVVGFLEALKVDYTQLDIACNEENRMWMRQNVPEEKKPANGIPLPPQIFNENGYCGDYETFFDAKEDNMVYAFLGLPPPPGSKEAEQADEAHVVENGTHAEETNAEENPDDSIEVPVEERNGDAHGEEVLAADEEEEGEGGEEEEEEVAEGETADDEATEGETAGDEALAEEDQAVEETDEAQAEEEEEQEEEDLQSEEEEEAEVQEEEETE, encoded by the exons ATGGTTATCAAAGTATTTCTCGCCTCTTCATCGGGATCCACTGCG ATCAAGAAGAAGCAGCAAGATGTGGTTGGCTTCCTGGAGGCTCTTAAAGTGGACTACACTCAGTTGGACATCGCCTGCAACGAGGAGAACCGCATGTGGATGAGGCAGAATGTCCCTGAGGAGAAGAAGCCTGCCAACGGGATCCCCTTGCCCCCTcagattttcaatgaaaatggcTACTGTGGG GACTATGAAACATTCTTCGATGCAAAGGAGGACAACATGGTGTATGCCTTCCTGGGGCTGCCCCCTCCTCCTGGGTCAAAG GAAGCAGAACAGGCCGACGAGGCGCACGTTGTGGAGAACGGGACTCATGCTGAGGAAACTAATGCAGAAGAGAACCCTGATGACTCAATA GAGGTTCCAGTTGAGGAGCGTAATGGGGATGCACACGGAGAGGAGGTGCTGGCAgctgatgaggaggaggaaggtgagggtggtgaagaggaggaggaggaggtagcAGAAGGAGAGACTGCAGATGATGAAGCCACGGAAGGAGAAACAGCAGGAGATGAGGCCCTCGCAGAGGAGGACCAGGCAGTGGAAGAAACAGACGAG GCCCaggcagaggaggaagaagaacag GAGGAAGAGGATTTGCAGTCAGAG gaagaagaagaggctgAAGTACAAGAG gagGAAGAGACCGAGTAG
- the sh3bgr gene encoding SH3 domain-binding glutamic acid-rich protein isoform X38, producing the protein MVIKVFLASSSGSTAIKKKQQDVVGFLEALKVDYTQLDIACNEENRMWMRQNVPEEKKPANGIPLPPQIFNENGYCGDYETFFDAKEDNMVYAFLGLPPPPGSKEAEQADEAHVVENGTHAEETNAEENPDDSIEVPVEERNGDDEATEGETAGDEALAEEDQAVEETDEVTEDTQAQAEEEEEQEEETE; encoded by the exons ATGGTTATCAAAGTATTTCTCGCCTCTTCATCGGGATCCACTGCG ATCAAGAAGAAGCAGCAAGATGTGGTTGGCTTCCTGGAGGCTCTTAAAGTGGACTACACTCAGTTGGACATCGCCTGCAACGAGGAGAACCGCATGTGGATGAGGCAGAATGTCCCTGAGGAGAAGAAGCCTGCCAACGGGATCCCCTTGCCCCCTcagattttcaatgaaaatggcTACTGTGGG GACTATGAAACATTCTTCGATGCAAAGGAGGACAACATGGTGTATGCCTTCCTGGGGCTGCCCCCTCCTCCTGGGTCAAAG GAAGCAGAACAGGCCGACGAGGCGCACGTTGTGGAGAACGGGACTCATGCTGAGGAAACTAATGCAGAAGAGAACCCTGATGACTCAATA GAGGTTCCAGTTGAGGAGCGTAATGGG GATGATGAAGCCACGGAAGGAGAAACAGCAGGAGATGAGGCCCTCGCAGAGGAGGACCAGGCAGTGGAAGAAACAGACGAGGTCACAGAAGACACA CAGGCCCaggcagaggaggaagaagaacag gagGAAGAGACCGAGTAG
- the sh3bgr gene encoding SH3 domain-binding glutamic acid-rich protein isoform X30, whose translation MVIKVFLASSSGSTAIKKKQQDVVGFLEALKVDYTQLDIACNEENRMWMRQNVPEEKKPANGIPLPPQIFNENGYCGDYETFFDAKEDNMVYAFLGLPPPPGSKEAEQADEAHVVENGTHAEETNAEENPDDSIEVPVEERNGDDEATEGETAGDEALAEEDQAVEETDEVTEDTQAQAEEEEEQEEEELRQLEEEEEAEVQEEEETE comes from the exons ATGGTTATCAAAGTATTTCTCGCCTCTTCATCGGGATCCACTGCG ATCAAGAAGAAGCAGCAAGATGTGGTTGGCTTCCTGGAGGCTCTTAAAGTGGACTACACTCAGTTGGACATCGCCTGCAACGAGGAGAACCGCATGTGGATGAGGCAGAATGTCCCTGAGGAGAAGAAGCCTGCCAACGGGATCCCCTTGCCCCCTcagattttcaatgaaaatggcTACTGTGGG GACTATGAAACATTCTTCGATGCAAAGGAGGACAACATGGTGTATGCCTTCCTGGGGCTGCCCCCTCCTCCTGGGTCAAAG GAAGCAGAACAGGCCGACGAGGCGCACGTTGTGGAGAACGGGACTCATGCTGAGGAAACTAATGCAGAAGAGAACCCTGATGACTCAATA GAGGTTCCAGTTGAGGAGCGTAATGGG GATGATGAAGCCACGGAAGGAGAAACAGCAGGAGATGAGGCCCTCGCAGAGGAGGACCAGGCAGTGGAAGAAACAGACGAGGTCACAGAAGACACA CAGGCCCaggcagaggaggaagaagaacag GAGGAAGAAGAGCTACGACAGCTTGAG gaagaagaagaggctgAAGTACAAGAG gagGAAGAGACCGAGTAG